GAGGGCCGCTCGACGCTGTCCGGAGGGCAGGCGCTGATCGCCCGGGCGTTGACCGGCTTCCTCCGGGAGGGCGGCACCGTGCTGACCGAGCACCGGATGACCGATCTCGTCGTCGAGGGCGATCGGGTCGTCGGTGTCGTCGCGGAGTCGGCAGCCGGCAGCGTCGAGCTGCGCGCCGATCGCGGGGTGCTGCTCGCGGCCGGCGGGTTCGAGGGAAGTGCCGAGCTCCGTGCTGCGCGAGGTGTCCCCGGTGATGCGTCGTGGACGATGGCACCCGCCGGCACCAACGCGGGCGAGCCGATCGAGGCCGGCGTCCGGATCGGCGCCGCGACCGACCTGCTGGGGGAGGGGTGGTTCTGCCCGGGGATGGTGCACCCCGACGGGCGGGGGTCGTTCGTGCTGGCGTTCCGCAGCGGCTTCATGGTCGACAGCGACGGCCGGCGCTACGCCAACGAGTCGCTGCCCTACGACCGGTTCGGGCGGGAGATGGCGAAGGCGCCCGAGCGGGTGCCGTCGTGGTTCGTCTTCGACTCGGCCGAGGGCGGGCGCATCCCGGCCATCGCGATGCCCGCGGGGGACCCGGAGGAGCACCTCGCCGCCGGCACGTGGGTGCGCGCCGACTCCATCGAGGAGCTGACCGAGCTCACCGGAGCCGCCGAGCTCGAGGCCACCGCCACACGCTTCAACGAGCACGCCGCGGCCGGTCACGACCCCGACTTCGGTCGTGGTGAGGACGAGTACGACACCTTCTTCGCCGGCGGCGGCGGTCCGAGTGCAGTCCTGAAGCCGCTCAGCCAGGGGCCGTTCTACGCCGCGAAGTTCGTGTTGTGCGACCTCGGGACCAAGGGCGGACTTGTCACCGACGAGCACGCGCGCGTGCTGCGCGCCGACGGGTCGCCGATCGCCGGGTTGTACGCCTCGGCGAACTCGGCTGCCTCGGTCGCGGGCGCCACCTATCCGGCGCCGGGCGTGCCCTTGGGTACGGCGATGGTGTTCGCGTCGCTAGCGGTGAAGGACCTGCTTCAGGCGGACTCGGCCGCCAGCGCAGAGATGGTCGCGCCGAGCTCGTAGGCGGCCTCGGTGTCGGCGTCGGTGACGTCGCCGAGCACCTCCAGCGTCGGGGCCGCCTGACGCCAAGGGAGCGCGCCGGTGATCGCCAGCACCGAGCGGACCGCGCCGTTGGTGTCGTAGCGACCGTGCACGAGCAGGCCGAACGGCCGCTTCGGCCCTGTCGTGCCGCTGTCCCCGCCGCTCCCGTCGTCGGCCAGCGCTCCACCGACGTGCAGGAAGACCGTGTCGAAGAAGTGCTTGAGGGCCCCGGACATGTAGCCGAAGTTCGCCGGCGTCACGAGCACGTAGCCGTCCGCGGCCAGGACGTCTTCGGCCCCCTCGGCGCTCGCGGCCTCCAGCGCCGTACGCACCGTCACCTCGACACCCTCGATCGCGTCGTCACGTGCGCCGGCAACGACCGCGTCGCTCAGGCGCTCGACCCCGGGGGTCGGGGAGTGGTGGACGATCAGCAGCCGGGCCATGGGGCGACCGTAGCGCGGGCGTGCGTTAGTCTGGTCGCCATCATGTGGCACGCGGTTCTCCTCCTTCGCTGCCGCAGCGAGGTCTGACTCAGCCGGACCCCCTCGCTGCGGAGAGTTCGTGATGCCTCCGGCGTCAGACGCCTACCCAGCGAGGATCCCGAGATGACCACCCCCTTCACCGTTCCGTCCCAGCAGCCCAGCGGCATGCCGTTCGGGCGCTACACCGCCTTCGAGCCGGTCACCGTGCCCGACCGCACGTGGCCCGACCAGCGCATCACGCAGGCGCCGCGGTGGCTGTCCACCGACCTGCGCGACGGCAACCAGGCGCTGATCGACCCGATGAGCCCCACGCGCAAGCTGATGATGTTCGAGCTGCTCGTGAAGATGGGCTACAAGGAGATCGAGGTCGGCTTCCCCTCGGCGAGCGAGACCGACTTCGCGTTCGTGCGCCAGCTCGTCGAGGAGGACCGCATCCCCGACGACGTACGCATCTCCGTGCTGACCCAGGCCCGTGAGGACCTGATCGAGCGCACCGTGCAGTCGCTGGTCGGCACCGACCGCGCCACGGTGCACCTCTACAACGCCACCGCGCCGCTGTTCCAGCGCGTCGTCTTCGGCGTCACCCCCGAGGAGTGCCTGGCGATCGCCGTGCGCGGCACCGAGATGGTCGTGAAGTACGCCGAGGAGCTCCTGGGCGACTGCGAGTTCGGCTACCAGTACAGCCCCGAGATCTTCACCCAGTCCGACACCGACTTCGCGCTGAGCGTGTGTGAAGCCGTCTCCGACGTGTGGCAGCCCGAGGCCGGTCGCGAGATCATCCTCAACCTGCCGGCGACGGTCGAGATGTCCACGCCCAACACATACGCCGACCAGATCGAGTACTTCGGTCGCGGTCTGACCCGTCGCGAGCACTCGGTGATCTCGCTGCACCCGCACAACGACCGCGGCACCGCCGTCGCCGCCACCGAGCTCGGCCTGATGGCCGGCGCCGACCGGGTCGAGGGCTGCCTGTTCGGTCACGGTGAGCGCACCGGCAACGTCTGCCTGG
The nucleotide sequence above comes from Nocardioides massiliensis. Encoded proteins:
- a CDS encoding flavodoxin family protein; protein product: MARLLIVHHSPTPGVERLSDAVVAGARDDAIEGVEVTVRTALEAASAEGAEDVLAADGYVLVTPANFGYMSGALKHFFDTVFLHVGGALADDGSGGDSGTTGPKRPFGLLVHGRYDTNGAVRSVLAITGALPWRQAAPTLEVLGDVTDADTEAAYELGATISALAAESA
- the leuA gene encoding 2-isopropylmalate synthase, translated to MTTPFTVPSQQPSGMPFGRYTAFEPVTVPDRTWPDQRITQAPRWLSTDLRDGNQALIDPMSPTRKLMMFELLVKMGYKEIEVGFPSASETDFAFVRQLVEEDRIPDDVRISVLTQAREDLIERTVQSLVGTDRATVHLYNATAPLFQRVVFGVTPEECLAIAVRGTEMVVKYAEELLGDCEFGYQYSPEIFTQSDTDFALSVCEAVSDVWQPEAGREIILNLPATVEMSTPNTYADQIEYFGRGLTRREHSVISLHPHNDRGTAVAATELGLMAGADRVEGCLFGHGERTGNVCLVTLGMNLFSQGIDPQVDFSDIDEVRRTVEYCTQLPVHPRHPYAGDLVYTAFSGSHQDAIKKGLEDLERKAEEQGVPVSEIDWEAPYLPIDPKDVGRSYEAVIRVNSQSGKGGVAYVLKAEHKLDLPRRAQIEFSRVIQQRTDAEGGEVTPEEIWSVFRAEYLDQDAPLRLNSVHTSSAAGEKDQLEVNVYVDGEVRTLQGEGNGPIAAFVDAINALPEGFDVRVLDYAEHALSSGGDAIAAAYVECAVGDQVLWGVGLDANIVTASLKAVTSAVNRSR
- a CDS encoding FAD-binding protein translates to MTIMVFDVVVVGSGGGALVGAFLAQRAGLRTVVVERTAYAGGTSAYSGGACWLPGSHVQRDAGLPDSTASARTYLDHVLGEVDAARRARLETFLAEAPALVDALESDGTFAFEWTPFPEYFDAPGRVPGGRSIQPSAVKRADLPAEVAALVRPPVERDRVGREGRSTLSGGQALIARALTGFLREGGTVLTEHRMTDLVVEGDRVVGVVAESAAGSVELRADRGVLLAAGGFEGSAELRAARGVPGDASWTMAPAGTNAGEPIEAGVRIGAATDLLGEGWFCPGMVHPDGRGSFVLAFRSGFMVDSDGRRYANESLPYDRFGREMAKAPERVPSWFVFDSAEGGRIPAIAMPAGDPEEHLAAGTWVRADSIEELTELTGAAELEATATRFNEHAAAGHDPDFGRGEDEYDTFFAGGGGPSAVLKPLSQGPFYAAKFVLCDLGTKGGLVTDEHARVLRADGSPIAGLYASANSAASVAGATYPAPGVPLGTAMVFASLAVKDLLQADSAASAEMVAPSS